The Candidatus Defluviibacterium haderslevense DNA window TAAAAAAATCATTACGATAAATCATTTAATGGATGCTTAACCATTTGACTCCTCAAGTGTTCTGCACTGGCTGATAGGTAAATAGTAGTGGTTTTTATATCACTATGTCCCATCATTTTAGATAAAGAATAAATGTCACATCCACCTTCAAGCATGAGAGTGGCAAAGGTGTGTCTCAACTTATGAACACTAAATGTTACCCCTGAAGATTTGCGAACCTGATCGACTAACTTCTTTAATCCATTTTCAGTAAAGCCAATATTACCCCGTAGAGAAGTAAAATATTCAGGGTTTGTTTTATTTAGTCTTTTTCTTTCTTCTTGATATCTTTTTAAGCTCTGCGCCAGAGTATAACTAATTGGAACTATTCTATCCTTATTGCCTTTACCTTGTTTAACAAAAATAGTTAGGTTCTCTGTGTCTATGTCGGTGAACTTTAGATTAAGTAATTCTTGCTTGCGCAAGCCAGTAAATATGAAAGTCGAGAATATAGCATGATTGCGATACCTCAGAAACTTGTATTCATATGGGTAATTATAGACCACCTCTAACAATCGTAATGAAACTTGTTTATTTAGCTTTATTGGCAAGCGTTTTTCCATTTTAGGTTTCTCAATATCGATAATTGGGTTATTCTGCATATGCCCTTGTTTTATGCACCAACGAAAAAAGACCAATAACGTCTTGTGATAGACGATAAATGTATTTACAGACCATTTTCGTTCTGTTCTACCATAGTAAAATAAAGCCCTTACATTATCATCACTGACTTGGCTTATATAACTAATTTTTGCAAATTGTTGATAACTACGCACCACATTTCTATATCTTCTTATGGTATGTTTTGAATATCCACGAATAGACAAAGAATAATCACAAAACTTCTGCGACAAGATTTCTATATCCATACATTTTTAATCGCAAGCAGATTATTCTTTTTGAAAAAGTTTTGGAGCCGAGAACCTGTTCACCACGGGAACTGGTCGTTCAAAATGGCTCATATTGCCAAAAAACCTTTTAAAATCAATTATAGTACACTCATTTGGATTTGAGCAAGAGACCATCTCCTTAAGAGGAACAAAGAAGATTGATTTTCCAAAATGACCCATATAAAATAAAGATAAAACTGGATTTTGGGATTTAAAACAGGTGATGTCCTTCGACCTGTTTACCACTAAAATAACTTCAATTAAAATACTCTGCAATTGATACATTAAATTAATAAATTGCTCGACTGCAAAGTTATTATAGCAGATTTAAATAAAATATCCAAAGGTTAATTTAGAAGCATTTATTTTAATGTCTTTTAAAAAATCAATACATATGATATAATCAGAATCGTGCACAAAAGAAAATGCCTTGTTGACAACTTATTATATTACTAAGCACGCGCCCATAGCTCAGCTGGTAGAGCACTCGACTCTTAATCGAATGGTCGGAGGTTCGATCCCTCCTGGGCGCACTAACAAAATTGACAAAGTAAGTTGTTATATCATTCTTCTGATCTCAATGTACCCAATTCTTCGTAAATGAATTTGGGATATTGATTTAACAAAATATTATTATTTTTAAAAAACAGCTTAATATAATCATCAATTACAGATATTCTCCTTGAATGCTTTCTTAATAGATTTTCATCCCTGTCATTTGATAGCAAATACCTGTTAAACAAATCGATCAAATCATTTAATTTTAAATTCTTATTATGAAAGTAATCTTGATACATAATAAATGTATCAAGATTTATTAAAGTTAAATCAGAAATGTTTGAAACATTAAGATTTAATAATGAGATCTTTTTCTTGAATTCTAAATTAAGCAGGTAATTAATACCATTTGTTTCCAATGCTAAATCGGTATATACTAAAATTGGATAAATTTTCAACTTCTTAATTCTTTTATTCAAAAATACGTATCTTCCATCAGAAATGTCCTCAATAATATTTACAAGTTGAGAGACACCTATCTTGTCTCCCTCATCATCTTCAACTAACTTTTTGTATAATTCAGACTCAATTATTGAGTAATCATATGAATGCAAGGAATCTGCCGTAATAATTTTGTCTTTAAATTCAAATACAAATACATAATTTCCATTAAACATGAGTAAATCTGGAAGTGACCTCAATCTTAAGTTCTTCAAATCTGGATCAAAGTATTTAATCCAATTAAACTTCTCAAAACAATATTTCATCAAATTGCGAAATAGTTCAGCTTCTGAAAAATATTCTGAATACAAAGATTTTAATTTTGGAAAACTATCAATTTTTTGACCTAATATTGATAACTTAAACTCTTTCGCTGGTTTGATAATTGCAAATTGAATTCCATTGTATAACTTTTCTGTAAAGAAATTGTAATTTAAAATTAGAAATGCGTCATTGTTTAGTTGATAAATTGGATACTCTCTAAATGTTTTAAAATCCTTTTTATCTTCAATAGTTTTGCCATTAATGACTAATGTAAGTAGCCATTCTTTTTGTGGATGGTCATCTCGTAAGATTATTTTGTGAGAAAAACTTTTTCCAGAAACATAACCAGATATAAAAATATTTATAATATTTTTTAAGTATTGTTGCCAATTTTCAATATGGTAAAATTCAATAAATTTAAGATAAAGTTCTTTAAATAAATCATTATTGGATAAAAACTTAAATAATGAGATAGATTTATACATCTCTGTAATAATATTCACACTTTGATTTAAGGTGAGTTGAGCCAATTGACTTTGGACATAGAATTTTGCAAATTCATTAAGTTCTGTACCTTCTGGTGGTAAGTTTTTTAATTGCTTAGTTGTGTGTTTTTGATTATAATATAAGCAAGCTTTAAATAAGTTTAGTTCTTCCATTCCAGTCAACTCTAATCGATCTCCAGGAATATTGAATTTTAAAGCAAATTGAACCAACTCTAAATTTGAAATATGATTTAATAAAATGATTTCATACTCATTGTTTTTAAATTCACTAAATAATTTATTAATTTTATTTATTAGTTGATCCTCAAAGCTACGGCTTAATTTGTTAAGGATCATCAACTGAAAACCAAAATCAGATTCCTTTGTAAAGAGATTAGCCTCATTAAATGTTGTAAATTCCAAAATAAATCGTGATGGAATTGTTTTAAGTAATTCATTGATATCTATTTGTTCATAGTTATCAAATATATCTGAGTATTCAATTATTTTATTAATTCTCATAATTACAAAGGATTAGAACATTATTAGTCATCATTTTTAAAAACACCATCTACTATTGATTTACCAGAATTATTATAAATCCAATTAGTTATAAACTTCATTCCAATGCAAGAATGCCTGGATTATTTAAACTGCTTTCAAAATCTTAAATTTCCTTTAAATAATAGTTTGAAAGCAAAATTAAACAAAACTTTTAAGTATAGTTATATTTATTATGGGTTGCAATAACATATTTTCTATAAAATATTATAAATAACCTAAATTGATATTTTACTTATATCTTCCTCCATATTTTCAGTTTGTAAAGAACGTGAGTATTTCATTGTCATGGTTATGTTTTGATGTCCCATCATTTTTTGTATTTTAAAAATATTTACATTTGATTCTGCAAGTTTACATGCGAAAGTATGCCGGAACTGGTGAAGATGAAAGCTTATACCAGATTTCTCAGCAATACTTTTAACCCAATGTATTAATCCCTCTCTCGTCAAACCACCTTCACCTCTGTTAGAAACAATAAGCCATTCTGTTTTTAGACTCTTCCTCTCTCGGAAATAATCTTTTAAATGAAGAAGCAGTGTCGGATGTATTTTTAATACTCTTGTTCTCTTTGATTTAGAAGTTTCACCTCTTATTATGATTTCTTTCTTTTCTATATCAATATCCTTTACTTGGAGAGAAATAAACTCTCCTTTTCTTATACCGCAAAATAAAAGAAGACTAACCATGACTGTGTCTCTTCGGAGAAGAAGAGTATTGCTTGAACACCTAACAATTGCCGAATATATTTTATT harbors:
- a CDS encoding site-specific integrase, with the translated sequence MENDNKVLKPITKFYKENGTKLITSQLEKIFCDYINECKFSMCLRPETIRGYIAVFKLFSKVMPEVTSTEELSPEMLNLYFMRIKTRTRIVGKNTLKTGVKNSTIKTQYSKLIVFFRWLCKNGYLEQNPLKNIKAPQVNYDDFRRLEDVEINKIYSAIVRCSSNTLLLRRDTVMVSLLLFCGIRKGEFISLQVKDIDIEKKEIIIRGETSKSKRTRVLKIHPTLLLHLKDYFRERKSLKTEWLIVSNRGEGGLTREGLIHWVKSIAEKSGISFHLHQFRHTFACKLAESNVNIFKIQKMMGHQNITMTMKYSRSLQTENMEEDISKISI
- a CDS encoding tyrosine-type recombinase/integrase → MSQKFCDYSLSIRGYSKHTIRRYRNVVRSYQQFAKISYISQVSDDNVRALFYYGRTERKWSVNTFIVYHKTLLVFFRWCIKQGHMQNNPIIDIEKPKMEKRLPIKLNKQVSLRLLEVVYNYPYEYKFLRYRNHAIFSTFIFTGLRKQELLNLKFTDIDTENLTIFVKQGKGNKDRIVPISYTLAQSLKRYQEERKRLNKTNPEYFTSLRGNIGFTENGLKKLVDQVRKSSGVTFSVHKLRHTFATLMLEGGCDIYSLSKMMGHSDIKTTTIYLSASAEHLRSQMVKHPLNDLS